From the genome of Methanobrevibacter smithii ATCC 35061, one region includes:
- a CDS encoding flavodoxin family protein produces MKTLIIYYSQHGSTEVVARTLAKELKTDILEVTDLKNRSGFKNKLTSCIDSIKETKTEIAPSEVDLTEYNSIYIGTPTWAGKPTPAIITLIDRCNLRGKDLYLFATMTGRGGQATVDRMAEKVKARGARVIETFTLNTKDKDIETLINDTEVIIDILDLKMYSG; encoded by the coding sequence ATGAAAACTTTAATAATTTATTATTCCCAACACGGAAGTACAGAAGTTGTAGCTAGAACACTTGCAAAAGAGTTAAAAACTGATATACTCGAGGTTACTGATTTAAAAAATAGAAGTGGATTTAAAAATAAACTAACTTCCTGTATTGACTCAATTAAAGAAACAAAAACTGAAATAGCTCCTTCTGAAGTGGATTTAACAGAATATAATTCAATCTACATAGGAACTCCAACTTGGGCAGGAAAACCAACACCTGCAATTATAACATTAATTGACAGATGCAATTTAAGAGGAAAAGACCTATACCTCTTTGCAACAATGACCGGCAGAGGGGGGCAGGCTACAGTAGACAGAATGGCTGAAAAAGTAAAAGCACGCGGAGCCAGAGTTATTGAAACATTTACATTAAACACAAAGGATAAAGATATTGAAACTTTAATCAATGATACTGAAGTAATTATTGACATATTAGACTTAAAAATGTACAGTGGGTAA
- a CDS encoding ABC transporter ATP-binding protein yields the protein MSDIVKFENVVKEYKSGEHILTAIDHIDFTIEEGEFVVILGPSGAGKSTLLNLLGGLDTVTSGKIIVDGNNIESFNDNQLTKYRAKNVGFIFQFYNLIPNLTALENVELMKDIVDVDIDGMKVLASVGLDRHANQFPSQLSGGEQQRVSIARAVAKKPSMLLCDEPTGALDSKTGVSILNLLQNMSVNNNSTVVIVTHNAILAEAADKVIRIKNGKIESITINENPKKVTDLEW from the coding sequence ATGAGTGATATTGTAAAATTTGAAAATGTGGTCAAGGAGTATAAATCCGGAGAGCATATTTTAACAGCTATTGATCATATCGATTTTACTATTGAAGAAGGTGAATTTGTTGTTATTTTAGGTCCTTCGGGAGCTGGAAAATCAACTCTTTTAAACCTTTTAGGAGGTTTAGACACTGTCACCAGTGGTAAAATTATTGTAGATGGAAACAATATTGAAAGCTTCAATGACAATCAGCTGACTAAGTACCGAGCTAAAAACGTTGGTTTCATATTTCAATTTTATAACTTAATTCCCAATTTGACTGCTCTTGAAAATGTTGAACTTATGAAGGATATTGTAGATGTTGATATTGATGGAATGAAAGTTCTGGCATCTGTTGGATTGGACAGGCATGCTAATCAGTTTCCTTCACAGTTGTCAGGTGGAGAACAACAAAGAGTTTCAATAGCTAGGGCTGTTGCTAAAAAACCGTCTATGCTTTTATGTGATGAACCTACTGGAGCACTGGATTCTAAAACAGGTGTTTCAATTTTGAATTTACTTCAGAATATGAGTGTTAACAACAATTCCACTGTAGTTATTGTTACACATAATGCAATTCTTGCTGAAGCTGCAGACAAGGTTATAAGAATTAAAAATGGTAAAATTGAAAGCATAACAATTAATGAAAACCCTAAAAAAGTAACTGATTTGGAATGGTGA
- a CDS encoding ABC transporter permease, with product MLSKKMIRDIKNHKSQFLSIFLMAFLGVFVFAGIGGEYTGFEQSVNDYYDATNLADGWIYSSHLDNSTVDKVDNLSATTASERQLVINSVGDFDNDPDVTLHFVENNDISKFYLVEGKDVDIDDEDGVWLDKRFADAKHLNVGDNISFSVNGLTINKEIKGLGYSPENVYTPSDTSIITDFNKTGYAYLSYKAFPAQIQYNVLLVDFNGNPNDYVADLDSVIGGNYSSFVKQADHQSVSQFNEELDQHKMMGDIFPVVFILIAVLTLLTTMARIINHQRTQIGVLKAVGFKDRTIMLHYISYGFWLVLAGSILGLILGPLTIPKLFLESMQAVYTLPGWSVGYSISFVIVAALMVGVSLIASYWATRSISKENPANSIRPKSPKVAVSGLLEKSKIWKKFSFNARWNYRDAKRNRTRSLMTIVGVAGCTALLVSAFGMYDGMNDLRDWEYEDINHYSSKLIVDNDASISQINSITDEVKGTQLMEGRIEFDVNDHRDSGSLLVLNKSSLVTPTDKHRNPTEIPDDGVSISMKMADNLGVEKGDTIKWHIVGNDKWVSTKVSSIHADPISQGLIMTPDYFEDLGLNYTPTSIVTSQNVTSDYNGIKAVNTLDTAVSNWNEISESMLSMVSILIFFAALLAVIVLYNLGLLSFTEIEREIATLKVIGFETNNLRKLLLTQNLWFTSMGFVLGIPFGYLLMKSMTDSAGPSFQFPITLSPGNLMLSFIITFSLSIVVNLMFSGKIRKLNMVESLKGVE from the coding sequence ATGTTGTCTAAAAAGATGATTAGGGATATTAAAAATCATAAATCTCAATTTCTTTCAATCTTTTTAATGGCTTTTTTAGGAGTATTTGTATTTGCAGGAATCGGTGGGGAATACACTGGTTTTGAGCAAAGTGTAAATGATTATTATGATGCTACAAATTTAGCGGATGGATGGATTTATAGCAGTCATCTGGATAATTCTACTGTAGATAAAGTTGATAATCTAAGTGCAACTACAGCCAGTGAAAGACAGCTGGTTATTAATTCGGTAGGTGATTTTGATAATGACCCTGATGTGACGCTGCACTTTGTAGAAAATAATGATATTTCTAAATTTTATCTTGTTGAAGGAAAAGATGTTGATATTGATGATGAAGATGGTGTGTGGTTAGATAAACGTTTTGCCGATGCTAAACATTTAAATGTTGGGGATAACATTTCATTTTCAGTTAATGGATTAACCATTAATAAAGAAATTAAAGGTCTTGGTTATTCTCCTGAAAATGTTTATACTCCTTCAGATACTTCAATTATTACAGATTTCAATAAAACAGGTTATGCTTACCTGTCTTATAAGGCATTTCCAGCACAAATACAGTATAATGTATTGCTTGTTGATTTTAATGGAAATCCGAATGATTATGTAGCTGATTTGGATTCAGTTATTGGTGGAAATTACAGTTCATTTGTAAAACAGGCAGATCATCAAAGTGTTTCTCAATTTAATGAGGAACTGGATCAGCATAAAATGATGGGTGATATTTTCCCGGTTGTTTTCATATTGATTGCTGTTTTAACTCTGTTAACTACAATGGCAAGGATAATTAATCATCAGAGAACTCAGATTGGTGTTTTAAAAGCGGTAGGTTTTAAAGACAGAACTATAATGCTCCACTATATTTCGTACGGTTTCTGGCTAGTTTTGGCAGGAAGTATTTTGGGATTAATATTGGGGCCATTGACTATTCCAAAATTGTTTTTAGAATCAATGCAGGCTGTTTATACATTACCTGGATGGAGTGTTGGATACAGTATTAGTTTTGTCATAGTTGCAGCATTAATGGTTGGTGTATCATTAATAGCTTCTTACTGGGCAACAAGAAGTATTTCTAAAGAAAATCCTGCAAATTCAATCAGGCCAAAATCTCCTAAAGTTGCAGTTTCAGGATTGCTGGAAAAGTCAAAGATATGGAAAAAATTCAGCTTTAATGCACGCTGGAATTATAGGGATGCAAAAAGAAATAGAACAAGGTCACTAATGACAATTGTAGGTGTTGCAGGATGTACTGCACTGCTTGTTTCAGCATTTGGAATGTATGACGGAATGAATGACTTGCGTGACTGGGAATATGAAGACATTAATCATTATTCCTCTAAATTAATTGTTGATAATGATGCATCAATTAGTCAAATCAACAGCATAACTGATGAGGTTAAAGGTACTCAATTAATGGAAGGCAGAATAGAATTTGATGTTAATGACCATAGGGATTCAGGTTCGCTGCTGGTTTTAAATAAAAGCAGTTTGGTAACTCCAACAGATAAACATAGAAATCCGACAGAAATTCCTGATGACGGTGTTTCCATTTCCATGAAGATGGCTGATAATTTGGGTGTTGAAAAAGGAGACACAATCAAATGGCATATTGTAGGAAATGACAAATGGGTATCTACCAAAGTAAGCTCTATTCATGCAGACCCTATATCTCAGGGATTAATAATGACTCCTGATTATTTTGAAGATTTGGGATTGAATTATACTCCAACAAGTATTGTTACATCTCAGAATGTAACTTCAGATTATAATGGAATCAAAGCAGTAAATACTTTAGATACAGCTGTTTCAAATTGGAATGAGATATCTGAATCAATGCTTTCAATGGTATCTATTTTAATATTCTTTGCAGCATTATTGGCTGTTATTGTCCTTTATAATTTGGGATTGTTGTCATTTACAGAAATTGAGCGGGAAATAGCTACCTTAAAAGTTATAGGATTTGAAACAAATAATTTGAGAAAGTTATTATTGACGCAAAATTTATGGTTTACTTCAATGGGTTTTGTTTTGGGAATTCCATTCGGTTATCTCTTAATGAAATCAATGACGGATTCTGCAGGACCTTCATTCCAATTTCCTATAACCTTAAGTCCTGGAAACTTAATGTTAAGTTTTATAATAACATTTTCATTATCCATAGTGGTTAACTTAATGTTTTCAGGAAAAATTAGAAAATTAAATATGGTTGAATCATTAAAAGGTGTTGAATAA
- a CDS encoding winged helix-turn-helix transcriptional regulator — translation MKSECACPIDKAVVLFNKKWTIQLIRDMFFGKKQFKEFQEDKPDLSNKVLSQRLKELENNGLVEKKVLNTTPISSEYHLTEYGKKLNRVIYELAVFILDESDFVEYKDEEVKNQIKNNFKQALNI, via the coding sequence ATGAAATCTGAATGCGCATGCCCTATTGATAAAGCAGTTGTATTGTTTAATAAAAAATGGACTATCCAATTAATTAGGGATATGTTTTTTGGTAAAAAACAATTTAAAGAGTTTCAAGAAGATAAACCTGATTTAAGTAATAAAGTTTTGTCACAAAGACTTAAGGAATTAGAAAATAACGGGCTTGTTGAAAAAAAGGTTTTAAATACGACACCTATTTCTAGCGAATATCATTTAACAGAGTATGGAAAAAAATTAAATAGGGTAATATATGAGCTTGCTGTATTTATTTTAGATGAATCTGATTTTGTTGAGTATAAAGATGAAGAAGTTAAAAATCAGATTAAAAACAATTTTAAACAAGCTCTTAATATTTAA
- a CDS encoding pyridoxamine 5'-phosphate oxidase family protein, whose protein sequence is MNDVIKFLNENPLIYLATEGLDGNAKVRPILYYFEENNKPYFCTSNKKPMYKELEKNPNCEITTATAEFAWIRISGKVEFTSNLELKQKVIESNELVKTLYQSGDNPEFEVFTISGDATIADFSGNPPKNYKI, encoded by the coding sequence ATGAATGATGTAATAAAATTTTTAAATGAAAATCCATTAATTTATTTAGCAACTGAAGGTTTAGACGGAAATGCAAAAGTAAGACCAATATTATATTACTTTGAAGAAAACAACAAACCTTATTTTTGTACAAGCAATAAAAAACCAATGTACAAAGAATTAGAAAAAAATCCTAACTGTGAAATTACAACAGCAACTGCTGAATTTGCATGGATCAGAATAAGTGGAAAAGTAGAGTTTACTTCAAATTTAGAACTTAAACAAAAAGTTATCGAATCAAACGAACTAGTAAAAACATTATACCAAAGTGGAGATAATCCTGAATTCGAAGTATTCACCATCTCCGGTGATGCTACAATAGCTGACTTTTCAGGAAACCCTCCAAAAAATTATAAAATTTAA
- the argC gene encoding N-acetyl-gamma-glutamyl-phosphate reductase yields MYNVAIVGASGYTGGELLRMLLNHSEVEVNNITSRKYDGTPAHKIHPHIRDSGLVFKNKQPSELDADIIFTATPHGASMKIVPDLLETGTKVIDLSGDYRYRDTKVYEKWYGLEHTSDIKGVYGLPEIYRDEIKKADLVGNPGCFPTGAILSSYPLVDNDLVDRIVIDSKTGVSGAGVNPSSTTHYPNIADNVNPYKISSHRHVSEIQQELHGFEDVKVSFTPHLVPVIRGIQTTSHSFLREEHSDITPDELRKFYEKTYGKEYFIKLMDDGEIPHLSSVRGSNFVHIGGFEIDDTGRIVMLSCIDNLVRGASGQAIQNMNIMLGLDETTGLNHFGLNP; encoded by the coding sequence ATGTATAATGTAGCAATAGTAGGAGCAAGCGGATATACTGGTGGAGAACTTCTCAGAATGTTATTAAATCATAGCGAAGTAGAAGTAAATAACATTACTTCAAGAAAATATGACGGAACACCTGCACATAAAATACACCCGCACATAAGAGATTCCGGATTAGTTTTCAAAAATAAACAGCCAAGTGAATTGGATGCAGATATAATATTTACAGCCACCCCTCACGGAGCATCAATGAAAATAGTTCCGGACTTGCTTGAAACCGGAACTAAAGTTATTGACTTAAGCGGAGATTACAGATACCGTGACACCAAAGTTTATGAAAAATGGTACGGATTGGAACATACCAGTGACATTAAAGGTGTTTATGGTCTTCCGGAAATTTACAGAGATGAAATTAAAAAAGCTGATTTGGTAGGAAATCCTGGATGTTTCCCAACAGGAGCAATATTATCCTCTTACCCTTTAGTAGATAATGATTTGGTTGACAGAATAGTCATTGATTCAAAAACAGGAGTTAGCGGAGCAGGAGTAAATCCTTCAAGTACCACACATTACCCAAATATTGCAGATAATGTCAATCCCTACAAAATTTCTTCACACAGACATGTTTCTGAAATTCAGCAGGAATTACATGGGTTTGAAGATGTTAAAGTTTCATTTACCCCACATTTAGTTCCAGTTATTCGAGGAATCCAAACAACAAGCCATAGCTTCTTAAGAGAAGAGCATTCAGACATTACTCCTGATGAATTAAGAAAATTCTATGAAAAAACATACGGTAAAGAATACTTCATTAAATTAATGGATGATGGAGAAATTCCTCATTTAAGTTCTGTTAGAGGATCCAATTTTGTTCATATTGGAGGATTTGAAATTGATGATACCGGAAGAATTGTAATGCTGTCCTGTATCGATAATCTTGTTAGAGGTGCATCAGGTCAAGCTATACAAAATATGAACATAATGCTTGGATTAGATGAAACAACAGGATTAAACCATTTTGGACTTAATCCATAA
- the wecB gene encoding non-hydrolyzing UDP-N-acetylglucosamine 2-epimerase, whose product MKIAIILGTRPEIIKMAPIIDEIEKRGITSCLIHTGQHYDKEMSDNFFKDLEIKSPDYNIHVGSGSHGKQTGLMMQGIEEVLLDEKPDIVLVQGDTNAVLAGALVASKLHIAVGHVEAGLRSFDITMPEELNRMAADACSLMYFIPTEESAINLLAEGISRKKLFITGNTVVDACFRHLEIANKAGIQEESLANLDIENMDNILTLTMHRAENVDDKERLINIISSLKELKDMNIIFPIHPRTKKTLENFNLFDELNELDNVHIIKPLGYLDFLILTSHSTLILTDSGGLQEEAITLDVPVLTLRYNTERPETVSAGGNILVGANKNNILENAEKILNDEEFANKMKNAKNPYGKGDAAIKTIDAIEEAYNNGLLDIKAPENIMSSFDRKMIKINEDVSVKEFEENENALVHMVFDGEKMIFPLNNLNLKGMMITYDVYQ is encoded by the coding sequence ATGAAAATAGCTATTATACTTGGAACTAGGCCGGAAATTATTAAAATGGCTCCAATTATTGATGAAATTGAAAAGCGAGGTATAACTTCCTGTCTTATTCATACTGGCCAACATTATGATAAAGAAATGTCGGATAATTTCTTTAAAGACTTGGAAATCAAATCTCCAGATTATAATATTCACGTTGGTTCTGGTTCCCATGGAAAACAAACTGGTTTGATGATGCAGGGTATCGAAGAAGTTTTGCTTGATGAAAAACCGGATATAGTTCTTGTTCAGGGAGATACAAATGCAGTTCTTGCAGGAGCACTGGTGGCTTCTAAATTACATATTGCTGTTGGACATGTTGAAGCGGGACTCAGATCATTTGATATTACGATGCCTGAAGAATTAAATAGGATGGCTGCAGATGCCTGTTCTTTAATGTATTTTATTCCGACTGAAGAATCTGCAATTAATCTTTTAGCTGAAGGAATTTCAAGAAAAAAACTATTTATTACAGGAAATACTGTAGTTGATGCCTGTTTCAGGCATTTGGAAATAGCAAACAAAGCGGGAATTCAGGAAGAGTCTTTGGCTAACTTGGACATTGAAAATATGGATAATATTTTAACTTTGACTATGCATAGGGCAGAAAATGTTGATGATAAGGAAAGGTTAATAAATATTATTTCTTCTTTAAAAGAACTTAAAGACATGAATATTATTTTTCCGATTCATCCAAGAACTAAAAAGACTTTGGAGAACTTTAATTTATTTGATGAATTAAATGAATTGGACAATGTCCATATTATTAAACCGTTGGGATATTTGGACTTTTTAATTTTAACTTCACATTCTACTTTAATTTTAACAGATTCCGGAGGTCTTCAGGAAGAAGCAATTACTTTGGATGTTCCTGTTTTAACTTTAAGGTATAATACTGAAAGGCCTGAAACAGTCAGTGCAGGGGGAAATATTTTGGTGGGAGCTAATAAAAATAATATTTTAGAAAACGCTGAAAAGATTCTCAATGATGAAGAATTTGCAAATAAAATGAAAAATGCTAAAAATCCTTATGGAAAAGGGGATGCAGCTATTAAAACTATTGATGCAATCGAAGAAGCATATAATAATGGTTTATTGGATATTAAAGCCCCTGAAAATATAATGTCATCATTTGACCGTAAAATGATAAAAATTAATGAAGATGTTTCTGTTAAGGAATTTGAAGAAAATGAAAATGCATTAGTGCATATGGTTTTTGATGGTGAAAAAATGATTTTCCCATTGAATAATTTAAATTTAAAAGGTATGATGATTACTTATGATGTCTATCAATGA
- the hisA gene encoding 1-(5-phosphoribosyl)-5-[(5-phosphoribosylamino)methylideneamino]imidazole-4-carboxamide isomerase translates to MSFKKDEMLIMPAVDIKNGKCVQLVQGQPGSEMIAIENPENVAKHWEDLGAENLHIIDLDGTIDGKTSLDVIKKILKEVSVPIQLGGGIRSIDYAKRLLDLDIERLIIGTMGIEHPETITKLSDEYGSERIMISLDSKDNRVVIKGWQEKIDKSPAELSNEFKEHGAGSILFTNVDVEGLLGGFYTEPVIELKNSVDLPIVYSGGITSISDVKQLNESGVEGIVIGSALYKDKIDLKEALKYQNR, encoded by the coding sequence ATGTCATTTAAAAAAGATGAAATGTTAATAATGCCTGCAGTTGATATTAAAAATGGCAAATGTGTACAGCTAGTCCAGGGACAACCCGGAAGTGAAATGATAGCTATTGAAAACCCTGAAAATGTTGCAAAACACTGGGAAGATTTGGGAGCTGAAAATTTACATATTATTGATTTGGACGGCACGATTGACGGAAAAACCAGCCTCGATGTAATTAAAAAAATATTAAAGGAAGTTAGTGTACCTATACAATTAGGCGGAGGCATAAGAAGCATTGATTATGCCAAAAGACTTCTCGATTTAGACATAGAAAGATTAATTATCGGAACTATGGGCATTGAACATCCTGAAACCATAACCAAACTGTCTGATGAATACGGATCAGAACGAATAATGATTTCACTTGACAGTAAAGACAACCGGGTTGTAATTAAAGGATGGCAGGAAAAGATTGATAAAAGTCCGGCAGAACTTTCAAATGAATTTAAAGAACATGGAGCTGGAAGTATTCTTTTTACCAATGTTGATGTTGAAGGTTTATTAGGAGGATTTTATACTGAGCCGGTTATTGAGCTTAAAAACTCTGTTGACTTGCCGATTGTTTATTCAGGAGGAATAACCAGTATTTCCGATGTTAAACAATTAAATGAAAGTGGTGTTGAAGGTATCGTAATTGGTTCTGCACTTTACAAAGATAAAATCGATTTAAAAGAAGCTTTAAAATACCAAAACAGGTAG
- a CDS encoding adenylyltransferase/cytidyltransferase family protein: protein MKKVMATGTFDLLHPGHGIYLNEAKKLGGEDAKLYVVIARDSTVEKRKRYPIVGEQQRLELIKMIKGVDEAYLGNENGDFLKIVEEINPDIIAIGADQRHDITKLQKAINKRGLKAKVERVKAYHNAELDSSCKIIKKIKKMDFKGKINDNCD, encoded by the coding sequence ATGAAAAAAGTAATGGCAACAGGTACATTCGATTTATTGCATCCGGGACATGGAATTTACCTTAACGAAGCTAAAAAACTTGGAGGCGAAGACGCTAAACTTTATGTAGTAATTGCTCGTGATTCAACTGTTGAAAAAAGAAAAAGATACCCCATAGTTGGAGAACAACAACGTTTAGAGTTAATAAAGATGATAAAAGGAGTGGATGAAGCTTATCTTGGTAATGAAAATGGAGACTTCCTTAAAATTGTAGAAGAAATTAATCCTGACATAATAGCTATTGGTGCTGATCAAAGACATGACATTACTAAATTACAAAAAGCTATTAACAAAAGAGGATTAAAAGCTAAAGTGGAACGTGTGAAAGCATACCACAATGCAGAATTAGACAGCAGCTGTAAAATTATTAAAAAAATAAAAAAAATGGATTTCAAAGGAAAAATAAACGATAATTGTGATTAG
- the truA gene encoding tRNA pseudouridine(38-40) synthase TruA: protein MKRTALKIGYIGTNFHGFQRQPDLRTVEEELIYHLRKLGYIDDLKKSRFRIAGRTDAGVHSLGNVISFQSEKEVRVNEINNSLPDDIQILAKAPVRFGFKPRYAEMRQYRYVLFRSDLDLYKLNEVAEIFKGTHNFTNFTKRFQKTTTRTIDDIKITKANLNDYHKKEFPNLHDTLSPVFVDIYGESFLWNMVRKMMRVFVDVAIGKLSLEKVEELLNPAENDPRANIKVLDPDYLILMDIKYDGVKFVYDDYACERFKRNLVDSLGDLQRKYAIRESMIKSLEDLERIN, encoded by the coding sequence ATGAAGAGGACAGCTTTAAAAATTGGCTATATCGGAACTAATTTTCATGGTTTTCAAAGACAACCTGATTTAAGAACTGTTGAAGAAGAGCTGATTTACCATTTACGTAAACTAGGTTATATTGATGATTTAAAAAAGTCCAGATTTAGAATAGCCGGCAGAACTGATGCAGGAGTTCATAGTTTAGGTAATGTAATCAGTTTCCAGTCTGAAAAAGAAGTTAGAGTTAATGAAATCAATAACAGTTTGCCTGATGATATTCAGATACTGGCTAAAGCTCCGGTAAGATTTGGTTTTAAACCGAGGTATGCTGAAATGAGACAGTATCGTTATGTTTTATTCAGGTCTGATTTGGATTTGTATAAACTGAATGAAGTAGCTGAAATTTTTAAAGGAACTCATAATTTTACTAATTTTACTAAACGATTCCAAAAAACAACAACCAGAACAATTGATGATATTAAAATCACCAAAGCAAATCTCAATGATTATCATAAAAAGGAATTTCCAAATTTGCATGACACACTTTCACCTGTTTTTGTAGATATTTATGGGGAAAGCTTCTTATGGAACATGGTTCGTAAAATGATGCGTGTTTTTGTTGATGTAGCTATTGGGAAGTTATCTTTGGAAAAAGTTGAAGAATTATTAAATCCTGCAGAGAATGACCCTAGAGCCAATATTAAAGTTTTGGATCCGGATTATCTGATTTTAATGGATATTAAATATGATGGGGTTAAATTTGTTTATGATGATTATGCCTGTGAACGCTTTAAAAGAAATTTAGTTGATTCACTAGGCGATTTGCAAAGAAAATATGCTATAAGGGAATCCATGATAAAAAGTTTGGAAGATCTGGAACGGATAAACTAA
- the pyrI gene encoding aspartate carbamoyltransferase regulatory subunit — protein MSVDKKSELKIRAIENGTVIDHITANKSLHILKILGLPDSETKNVTVAMNVSSKEIGRKDIVKIENRELNHEELDQIALIAPKASVNIIRDYKPVKKDKIILPNTITGIIKCTNSKCITNYANEPIAPKFNVINNHPPVVRCHYCEKLIKTEDIEKQFE, from the coding sequence ATGAGTGTTGATAAAAAATCTGAATTAAAAATTAGAGCTATTGAAAATGGTACAGTAATTGACCATATTACTGCAAACAAGTCATTACATATCCTTAAAATACTAGGGCTTCCAGACAGTGAAACTAAAAATGTTACAGTAGCTATGAATGTTTCATCAAAAGAAATTGGTAGAAAGGACATAGTTAAAATTGAAAACAGAGAATTAAACCACGAAGAACTTGACCAAATTGCATTAATTGCACCTAAAGCCAGTGTTAACATTATCAGAGACTACAAACCAGTGAAAAAAGATAAAATTATACTGCCTAATACAATTACTGGAATTATCAAATGTACCAACTCAAAATGCATAACCAATTATGCAAATGAACCTATAGCTCCTAAATTTAATGTTATAAACAACCATCCGCCAGTTGTCAGATGCCATTACTGTGAAAAATTAATTAAAACAGAAGATATCGAAAAACAATTCGAATAA